In Felis catus isolate Fca126 chromosome B1, F.catus_Fca126_mat1.0, whole genome shotgun sequence, the sequence CGTCAAAACTTAACGCCTCTCAGAACTTTTATCAGATGGGGAAGCTCCAAGTATCAGCGTCATTTTATTGCCAGTGAAACTGACCTGCGAAGGAACAACTCTCCTGCAAGCCCAGGACAGAATCCAGGGGAGCGTCTTCCATCTGACGCCTACCCGAGTTGGTGGGTAGATTCCCAAGCTCTGAAGTAAGTGGGCCAGTCTGACCTCCTCAGTCACTGCAAGCTTggtcttctctcctttcttctcagtCTTTTACTCCTTATATAGAGTCTCACTCCTACCCCGCTCTAGACACCTATTGTCTTCAGGTTCTCTCCacttttttcccttccaaacCTTTTTCCCTGAGGCAGGAAAAAACTATTATCTTATTCATCCAAGGCTATAAAGGACTCGTGGGAGGTTAAGTGTTTTTCCTTGCATCATGTATCAGCTTTTAGTCGTGCAACGCCAGAGCCTGGATGTTGAGTGAGGGATCCCTTTTGGTGGATCCCCGGGTGGGAGAGGAAGCTCCTGGACTGGTCTCGTGTAAGGTCAGGGCATCACAGGTAGCCGCAGGTTGATTATGGGCTCTGTGGcaggttcaaatcctgtctctgctCTTGCTCAACGTGACACTTAACCACTGGCAGGGGCGCAGTTTATCCGTCTGTAAGGGGGTCCTAGTCTCCcgactgtgaggattaaatgagataatacaagcCGTTCACCTGTCTTGTTTAGTAAATTAGTGCAACTCTCCTCCTATCCCTACCCCGTCCGAGGCCAACTCTTGGAGAGAGTGGCCCTTTAATGGGGAAgtgattcttttcccttttcaaaatCTAGCTCACTTAGCCACATCCTCTTTGGAGGGGCCAACGCGTTTCGGGAGGTGCGGTCCGCACCAGTGGACGGAGCCTCAAACCGGTCCTGGGAACTCCGAAAAGGGGTGAGGGGGCTGGCCTTCTGGTCTGGATGTAGCGTCAGCAGCCGCAGTCGTCCGGCGGAGACAGGAGGAggcgggcgcgggcgggggcCAAGGCTGGGAACCGGCTCCTGCTGTCGAGACTCCGTAAAGGCTTCGGGGAGGTGGGTAGCGGGCGCACTTCGCGGGGAGCGGGAGCAGAGGAGGCGCGCGCGGGAGGATCCGGGGCCGTCCGCGTGtgcgcccctcctccccccggctcggccccgcctcctccctcccagcgCAGCTGCGGCGCGGCGGGCTGGCGCCCTCTCCCAGTGTGGTTACGGGCAGTGGGCGGTGGGCGGTGACCGTCCCCCAACTCGAACCTCCGCGGGGTGGCCTCCGTTAGTCTTCGGCGGAGCCGGGAAAGCGAAGCCGCTCTGGGACGGTTTCCGACCCTCGGGCCCCAAGGTACTTGGCGGGCTGTAgcctgggggtgaggtggggactGTGTCTGGTCTGTTTATCGCCCCAAGAGGGAGGCTTTGTCAAGGAGTCTTTCGGGGTGCCCTGTCGAAAGTCACACCCGCTGCTCCCAGCTCAGCGTACGGGCACGCTCAATTAATTATATACGGCATGGTCCCAGCTTTATGACACAGGGATGTTTGTAAATGCGAGGAGGAATACTGAAAAGGAAATACTggagatgggattttttttttttaatacacttttcTGTGCTTTGCaaggtcccctccccccccccatcagaaaacaaaaaagaatttatcaagtGTAGCTCATAGAGAAATTATGCGTGAACCCCTCCCCTCTCGTTGGCGGAGACCTTTCTGCGGGGTCCCGGGCTCCCCGGGGCTCTGAGTTCTCTGCTGAGGGTTCTTCGGGACCTGCCTTACTTGCTTCAGTGGTTCATTAGGAAAACAGAGTAATCGGCTGTTTTCTGGGACTTTCCCTAGCTTTCAGGTTGAAAGGAGGAATTTCCCCAATCCTCCGGAAGCCAGAACAGACGCTGTACCTCGTAGCGGCTGTCCACAGCCACCAAATTTGGAGGCGGAGTCTGCAAATTTGATTGGGTACAGATTAGTGAGGCTGAGTGGGAGAAAGAAGACAAGGTCTCtgaaaagaaagtgtttttccttaaggtttttctcttgctctttttgcTATTCACGACTCCTTTGCCAAACCTATTACTTTAGTAGAAATTGATTCTGCTGAACACTGTTGTTCACAGATGTCTTCAAAGCCACACTGCGGGGGTGATGACCCATGAGGGAGGTTTGGCGGCAGGATTACTGTGCCTTTTGCTGTGCTTCaagtttctcttccctccttattAATAAGCTCAGTGTTGGGTGTTGGTCAGGGAAAAAGCCTTTGATCAAAGGCTACTTGCAACAAGGCAGAGACATACTTTGTCTTGAGATTATTAATAATCCTATTGAGTTGAGGAGGgatgaaagtaaaaattttagaagGATACCTTCCTTAACACATTGCCCAGAACAAACTCCATTATTTCAGTAAATCTTactctaaaaaacaaactcttaaagcATGAGAATCCTCTTGGCATGCATGACCACCCAGGAGCACCAAACTTTCTGTTAAACTGTTTGGACACCTGGCTCCTCCTTTAAGCAAAAATATCTGTCTATCTTTTTGTTCTTAACAGTTGAGGTCCAAACAGCCTTTTGCAAGGTTGAGGGTCATATGTCTCTTTACTGGCTTTGCCCAGCTTTTGGAGGGGTAGTTGGTGTGGTgtggtgaggtgtgtgtgtgtgtgtgtgaaagagagacagagagacagagagagagagagagagagagagagagagagagaagggtagagggggtgggagtgtgagcagggatggAGAGCATGTTTTTTGCACATAACACCTCTCCACATATCTGCCCTATTTCCTCTGAGAGGAGCAGAAGCCAACCTCAGTCTAACCTTTCTCTTGCCCGCTCTGAGTCCCCGTAAGTGTGTACTTCCTGGTGCCTAGGAAGGGAGAGGTTTACTTTTCTTCTGACAATGGAGCACCCATGCCTTCTGTATTATGCTTTCTGTGATAAAGTTCTTGATGGCAGggctcattttcatttctatttattcatttattgtagTTCATTTGTGAATACAGATATTACTGTGTTTCAGACATCATCACAGtgttttacaaactttttttttttttaagtaagttctacacccaacttggggcttgaacttatgaccctgagatgaggaatcaatactctaccaactgaactagccaggcaaactcttttttttttttttttttttttttttttttttacaactttttgaTGTCAGATATCACAATTTACCACTGAATACTTAGGTAATCTCCACCTCCATTTAATTCCACAAAAATTTGATGGTTTgtaaatttgtaaagaaaatatttgttaactgtTTGGTTAGATATTAAGTGCACATGGTATACAATTTCAAAGGCACAGAGTGTGCAATGAAGTCTTTTTTCCATCCCCAACCCATTTCCCTCTCCAAAGGTAACCACTGTTATACTATATAAGCTCATTGTTCTTCTGTCTTTGATAATTTATCTCAAGCAGATTTCAATGGCTAGCAGTGTAACTGGCATGTGAAGGGCATAAACAGTAAGTAGTAACCCTATTAACTGTCAGGGTTTGTAGTCAGTCACTTCTTACCTTCATTAGATAGGTCAGCCCAGGTGATGTCAGCCCAGGTGATGTTAGAATTCAAGAACAAATGATTTAAAGAAGGTTTGATTTCTTGCTCATCTTCTGTGTCCTTTTTGGCTCTATCTTTGGCCTTTGCCTCTAGAATGGAGGCTGAGCTGCTTTTGGGGACTGCTGATGTGGCAGAGGCAAAGAAGACTGGTGGAACCCCACAGTGCCTTTTAAAGCTTCTGCTTGGAAGTAAGCTTCTATGTTACTTCCATTCGTGTTTCATTACATGGCTGTCAGTGGAGTGGGAAGTCTCATCTTTCTAAAGGAGCAGAACCAGTAGGGATTGGCCTGATAGGGAGGAGCAACAAGTATTTGACATTAGACAGTCTATCTCAGTGTTTGTTGAAGGGTCACAATTGTGATCCCTGAGAATTGATCTACACCAAGACACTTGTAGCCACTGATTTGATAAACCAGAACGCCAGTATTTTTTCCCTTGCAGTGAATAATAGATCTACCCTGAGTACTAGGAATAAGAGCTTGTATGAGGCAAACTTTTCTTGGTGGCACATTTGCTCAAAAGAATGAATTCTAAGTTCACAGGTTATATAAAGAacacaaaacaggggcacctgggtggctcagtcatttgagcatctgactcttgatttcagctcaggtcatgatctcagggtcatgggatcaagccctgcatcaggctccacactgagagtggagcctgcctaagatttttgctctctctgcccctctctccaactTGTTCACGcatactctctaaaataaacacacacacacacacacacacacacacacacacacacaccaaaatttGGGTGTAATTTGGGTGTTACCAAAAGATTGTATCAATGGTTTTGAATACAGTTCTCCTTTTGGAACTGTTATTGTCCAACGTCCGAGAATGAACTAGAATGAGGGCAATGTATCCTAGACAAGACTGAGATCATGGACAGattcttgcttttccttttatcttttttgcttGTTAACAGCTAATTGTTTTCTTGTCAACAACTAATTGCATCATCTAATGAtttgttataattattctttttaatgctgtctGCTTTGTGAATAATGAGAATTTATTATCATAATTAAAGTATCTTCAAATCACAGTGTAGGATCTGTTAACCAATTCTGCCCATTGTTGGTTAATTGTCGCTACACTGGTTTCATAGTAATTTTTACTATCTTTGACCCATGATTTTCAGGGTTCAGGTCACTTTTTCTGCTTATAGCTAGGCATCTCTTGTCTACTTGGGTAATACAATATGATGTAATAATGTCCAAAAACAATCTAttacaaaaagtaaatttaaaattaaagaggggtgcctgggtggctcagttggttaggtgactgactttggctcaggtcatgatctcgcagtttgtgagttcgagcctcacatcaggctctatgctgacagctcggagcctggagcctgctttggattctgtgtctccccctctctctgcccctcccctgctcatgctctgtgtctctctgtctttcaataataaataaatgttaaaaaaaataaaataaaataaagatatatttccaaatcaataaaaaagaaattttgcttaGCTATATCGTTTGttgaaaaatggaataaattgaGAGTTTTGATTTGTAGCATCATAACTTTGCAAAATAGGAGGAAagattgtattttaaaagtaaatagcAGCAAgcatagaaagaaaaggaaagcattttttttaaatcagcataATTCTGATACCAACATTTAATATAGATGGCAAACAAAACTACACACCAACTTCACTCAAGCTTATTGATTCCCAAACTCTAAACAGTTTTTAAGGAATGCAGTAAGTGCTCAGGATCACTCTctcggtattttttttttttttttaattttgagagagagagagagcgtgtgagcgagtgctggggaggggcagagagagagggagacacagaatccaaagcaggctccaggctctaagctgtcagcacagagcccgacacggggcttgaactcacagaccacgagatcatgacctgagctgaattcggatgcttaactgactgagccacccaggcacccctctattggTATAATTTATCGCCACACTAGTTTAAAGGAATTCTGTGTAGCTGTTCAAATGTAAGATATATTTACATGTGTGGATATAGAAACAAATCACCCATTTGTATTATTAATTTAAGAATGCAAGGTTTAGAACTAGATACAGTATGTTCCTGTTTgtgtaagaaaatgttttctcttatgtGTAGAAATATAGGTGTTTGTGTCTGAGCATACACATAGTTAAGCTGCTTGTGTAAAGAACATTTCTGTAAGGATAAAAGCAACTTTTACAGTGGTTGGCtctagaaaaggaaacaaaggactAAGGTGGAGGGAAGATactctctttaaaatattattttttactgtgCCAATTTTTTAATCATGTGCATgcaatccttttaaaataaattagcttTAAAATGGCAGTTCTGTGTGAGAATAATCTCTCAAAGATTTTGGCAATTAGTTCTATTCTGTTATGCTACTTTATTGTACTGATTATTAAAGGCAAATGTAGGTGGAGGGCACTGTGGGGCCAAGAGCTCTCGAGGGACACCCTTAACTCTTAATGGCAGTTATATTGTGGTTAATGTCAGTTTGTCCAGTCATTAGGAACCAttgacagaaataaataattccaGGAGGAGTACAGACTATGATATTTAGAACTAACttgtggagatttttttaaagtatgtaatgtctaattttaaaattataaaataaaataaacttttaaaggattcactgtttttttagtgtttatttttgagagagagagagagagagagagagagagagagagagagagagagagagagaaagcatgagcgggggaggggcagagagagagggagacacagaatctgaagccgactccaggctctgagctatcagcacagagcctgacacgaggcttgaactcacaaattgtgagatcaagacctgagccaaagtcagaggcttaactcactgagccacccaggtgcccctgagtatAGTTGACCtacaacattacattagtttcaggtgtacaacatggtgattcagcTTCTCTGTACTTAATGCTTACCacatagctaccatctgtcacaatactattacagtatcattgactatattctctatgctgtgccttttatccctgtgacttactcattttgtaactggaagcctatatctccctctctccttcattcattttgcccatccccctactttctttcctctggaaaccatcagtttgttctctgtatttgcaGGTcttattctactttttgtttgttcattcattggtTTTTAGATTCACATATGAGTgtaatcatatggcatttgtctttctcagtctgacttatttaatttaGTATAATACCTTTTGGGTTCATTCTAgttgtcacagatggcatgatctcatccatgtttatggctgcataatattctgtgtgtgtgtgtgtgtgtgtgtgtgtgtgtgtgtataccacatcttctttacccattaatctattgatggatacttagattgcttccatatctttgctaaGCATTTATTGTATTTAACCCTTTTCCTACTAGAAATCTAAGTGACGATGTTAAGGGATAAATGTTGGAATTATTTGTTcataacttttaaatttctttaatcagGTTTTACAATTCATAATACATCTAATTATAATTTCGTTAATAAACTGTAGGTTTTCTTTATGTGTATATTCTCCGAAGGCATTTAAAGCAAAGGGATTATTTATTCCCAATTTTAATGTACAGCTGTCATATTTTCTCTGAGCCCaagtcattctattttttttttttaattttttttcctacgtttatttatttttgggacagagagagacagagcatgaatgggggaggggcagagagagagggagacacagaatcagaaacaggctccaggctctgagccatcagcccagagcccgacgcggggctcgaactcacggaccgcgagatcgtgacctggctgaagtcggacgcttaaccgactgcgccacccaggcgccccccaagtcaTTCTATTTAAGTGAGAAAGGAACTGAAGTTTCTTTTTTGCTCCTGCCAAATCACTTTATTATCAGCAGGCATTCCTTGTTATTGTCTAGACTGTATGTATGGTCTTGTTGTcaaactagaaatgaaaaatagagataGAAAAAGTAATACACCAGATCTCATGGGGCTTGGTGAAAATTTTCACATTTGTGCTAGATAATTGAAAGTATTCTATGTATtcatcttcccttttttttttttttttttggtttatttatttattttgagagagagagagagatagtgcacagaaggggcagagagagaggaaaagagagagagaatcccaaacatttctgaaccatcagtgtggagcctgatgtgggctcgaactcacgtgcCTTGAGAtagagacctgagccaaagtcagacgcttaactgactaagccacccaggtgcccctgtattgtCTTCTTAATTTAAAGTCTAAATAAATGACCTATCAGAAGATTTTCatcaaaatattagaattaaagaTATCAATGCCTGAAGTATAGGAGTGAACTAACATGCTGTTTTGATTGTTGCAGGCAGGTCAGATTCTGAGACACGTCATGTCCAATTTTGAAGATGCTGACACGGAAGAGACAATAACTTGTCTCCAGATAACTGTTTACCATCCTGTCCAGCTGCAAAGTGGAATATTCCAATCCATAAGGTTTTATAACCGAGAAAAACTTCCCTCCAGTGAAGTGGTGAAATTTGGCCGAAATTCCAATATCTGTCATTATACCTTTCAGGACAAACAAGTTTCCCGAGTTCAGTTTTCTCTGCAGCTGTTTAAAAAGTTTGATAGTTCAgttctctcttttgaaataaaaaatatgagtaAGAAGACCAGTCTGCTTGTGGACAACAAGGAGCTGTGCTACTTAAATAAAATAGACCTGCCTGACAAGTGCATGGTCAGATTTGGTGACTATCAACTCCTGATAGAGAAGGAAGATGGAGAGTCATTAGAATTTTTTGAGACTCAATTTATTTTGTCTCCAACATCACTCTTGCAAGAAAACAACTGGCCACTACAGAAGCCCATACCTGAGGATGGCTGTTACTCATCCTGTTCTACCCAAAACACTTTTCCTACAGAAATGGATGAAAATGAATTGTGAACACAGAGGGCTAAGAGGAGAATTGTGAAGGATGAAGAAATCTGTAGACGTTTTATAGATATTTCACAGTTTATTAGTATATTACTGTTATCTGTTATCAGATTTGGGATCTCTTCTTATCATTTTGAAGTCTAAATTGTATTAGTCATTGATTTAGTCGTTTGTTGCATTCCTAGATGTATGAAGAATTCTTAAGTGTATTTAAGTGTACCTCTGTGAACATTAATGTACAAAAAGCATCCTTGGTGATGAAGGAATAGTGTTCTCAAAatagttatattattttctttttacgcTTGATTTTAGCCCTA encodes:
- the TIFA gene encoding TRAF-interacting protein with FHA domain-containing protein A, yielding MSNFEDADTEETITCLQITVYHPVQLQSGIFQSIRFYNREKLPSSEVVKFGRNSNICHYTFQDKQVSRVQFSLQLFKKFDSSVLSFEIKNMSKKTSLLVDNKELCYLNKIDLPDKCMVRFGDYQLLIEKEDGESLEFFETQFILSPTSLLQENNWPLQKPIPEDGCYSSCSTQNTFPTEMDENEL